The Pseudoliparis swirei isolate HS2019 ecotype Mariana Trench chromosome 16, NWPU_hadal_v1, whole genome shotgun sequence genome includes a window with the following:
- the nsun6 gene encoding tRNA (cytosine(72)-C(5))-methyltransferase NSUN6 isoform X2: MSIFPRISLRPEVTEYLRSVFLNKEVLAAVGHQEAECRFQKLLTCLSHPPSHTCVRASTHLAPLEEIRHKLGEALHKQMCSSSAEDVSVQILPHPRIPDVLLLPVDGPRPVRQLSSEVVVGAQCGSAVLRGAHVFVPGIVASPKYMKAGDAVSVLSDLEGRCTRGATSFQGNRVFVGNGVAQIDRSSIFCSAEPAKGIGVRMVEPLYRSPSFDGVLPNMAFLQNLPSVVVGHVLGPRPGERILDMCAAPGGKTCHIAALMRDQGEVVALERIRNKIDRIRQNAQMLHLRSIKVYCFNSTRAVSSGPRQGAEGPPFPPESFDRVLLDAPCSGLGQRPIMSCTWSLRVICSYQPLQRKLFHAAVRLLKRGGVMVYSTCTVTLAENEEQIAWALDTFPCLTLQPQEPHIGAEGMLGAGLSPKQLRLLQRFSPELSWDQTGTPGPPLSCRADGDTIGFFIAKFLKN, encoded by the exons ATGTCTATTTTTCCAAGGATTTCCCTGAGGCCTGAAGTCACTGAATATCTCCGGAGTGTCTTCTTAAACAAGGAG GTGTTGGCTGCAGTCGGCCATCAGGAGGCAGAGTGTCGTTTCCAGAAGCTACTCACATGcctgtctcaccctccctcGCACACTTGTGTTCGGGCCAGCACTCATCTCGCTCCCCTGGAGGAGATCCGACACAAGTTAGGAGAAGCGCTGCACAAG CAGATGTGCAGCTCATCAGCAGAGGACGTCTCCGTTCAGATTCTTCCTCACCCGCGAATTCCAGATGTGCTGCTCCTCCCCGTCGATGGCCCGAG acctgTGAGGCAGCTCAGCTCCGAGGTGGTGGTCGGTGCTCAGTGCGGCAGCGCCGTGCTGAGAGGCGCTCACGTCTTCGTCCCGGGGATCGTCGCCAGCCCCAAGT ACATGAAGGCGGGAGACGCGGTGTCCGTCCTCTCTGACTTGGAGGGTCGGTGCACCCGAGGAGCCACGAGCTTCCAGGGAAACCGAGTGTTTGTGGGGAACGGAGTCGCCCAAATCGACCGCTCCAGCATCTTCTGCTCAGCTGAACCGGCCAA AGGAATAGGTGTTCGGATGGTGGAGCCACTTTACCGGAGTCCTTCCTTCGATGGTGTGCTCCCCAACATGGCCTTCCTCCAG AACCTTCCCTCTGTGGTGGTGGGCCACGTCCTCGGGCCTCGTCCTGGAGAACGGATCCTGGACATGTGCGCCGCACCCGGAGGGAAGACCTGCCACATCGCTGCACTCATGAGGGATCAG GGCGAGGTCGTGGCTCTGGAACGGATCCGAAATAAGATCGATCGAATCCGTCAAAATGCCCAAATGTTGCATTTGCGTTCAATCAAAGTTTACTGCTTTAACAGCACGCGCGCTGTGAGCAGCGGCCCGAGGCAGGGAGCCGAAG GACCTCCCTTCCCTCCTGAAAGCTTTGACCGGGTTCTGCTGGACGCCCCCTGTAGCGGACTGGGTCAGAGACCCATCATGTCCTGCACCTGGAGCCTCCGGGTGATCTGCTCCTACCAGCCGCTGCAGCGCAAGTTGTTCCACGCT GCGGTGCGGCTGTTGAAGAGAGGCGGGGTGATGGTGTACAGCACCTGCACCGTCACGCTGGCGGAGAACGAGGAGCAGATCGCCTGGGCCCTGGACACCTTCCCCTGCCTCACGCTGCAGCCGCAG GAGCCTCACATCGGAGCAGAGGGCATGCTGGGAGCCGGCCTGTCGCCGAAGCAGCTGCGCCTCCTCCAGAGGTTCAGTCCCGAGTTGAGCTGGGACCAGACGGGGACGCCGggcccccccctctcctgcagAGCCGACGGGGACACCATCGGATTCTTCATCGCCAAGTTCCTGAAAAACTGA
- the nsun6 gene encoding tRNA (cytosine(72)-C(5))-methyltransferase NSUN6 isoform X1 encodes MPPHNIEEMSIFPRISLRPEVTEYLRSVFLNKEVLAAVGHQEAECRFQKLLTCLSHPPSHTCVRASTHLAPLEEIRHKLGEALHKQMCSSSAEDVSVQILPHPRIPDVLLLPVDGPRPVRQLSSEVVVGAQCGSAVLRGAHVFVPGIVASPKYMKAGDAVSVLSDLEGRCTRGATSFQGNRVFVGNGVAQIDRSSIFCSAEPAKGIGVRMVEPLYRSPSFDGVLPNMAFLQNLPSVVVGHVLGPRPGERILDMCAAPGGKTCHIAALMRDQGEVVALERIRNKIDRIRQNAQMLHLRSIKVYCFNSTRAVSSGPRQGAEGPPFPPESFDRVLLDAPCSGLGQRPIMSCTWSLRVICSYQPLQRKLFHAAVRLLKRGGVMVYSTCTVTLAENEEQIAWALDTFPCLTLQPQEPHIGAEGMLGAGLSPKQLRLLQRFSPELSWDQTGTPGPPLSCRADGDTIGFFIAKFLKN; translated from the exons ATGCCCCCACATAAC ATTGAAGAAATGTCTATTTTTCCAAGGATTTCCCTGAGGCCTGAAGTCACTGAATATCTCCGGAGTGTCTTCTTAAACAAGGAG GTGTTGGCTGCAGTCGGCCATCAGGAGGCAGAGTGTCGTTTCCAGAAGCTACTCACATGcctgtctcaccctccctcGCACACTTGTGTTCGGGCCAGCACTCATCTCGCTCCCCTGGAGGAGATCCGACACAAGTTAGGAGAAGCGCTGCACAAG CAGATGTGCAGCTCATCAGCAGAGGACGTCTCCGTTCAGATTCTTCCTCACCCGCGAATTCCAGATGTGCTGCTCCTCCCCGTCGATGGCCCGAG acctgTGAGGCAGCTCAGCTCCGAGGTGGTGGTCGGTGCTCAGTGCGGCAGCGCCGTGCTGAGAGGCGCTCACGTCTTCGTCCCGGGGATCGTCGCCAGCCCCAAGT ACATGAAGGCGGGAGACGCGGTGTCCGTCCTCTCTGACTTGGAGGGTCGGTGCACCCGAGGAGCCACGAGCTTCCAGGGAAACCGAGTGTTTGTGGGGAACGGAGTCGCCCAAATCGACCGCTCCAGCATCTTCTGCTCAGCTGAACCGGCCAA AGGAATAGGTGTTCGGATGGTGGAGCCACTTTACCGGAGTCCTTCCTTCGATGGTGTGCTCCCCAACATGGCCTTCCTCCAG AACCTTCCCTCTGTGGTGGTGGGCCACGTCCTCGGGCCTCGTCCTGGAGAACGGATCCTGGACATGTGCGCCGCACCCGGAGGGAAGACCTGCCACATCGCTGCACTCATGAGGGATCAG GGCGAGGTCGTGGCTCTGGAACGGATCCGAAATAAGATCGATCGAATCCGTCAAAATGCCCAAATGTTGCATTTGCGTTCAATCAAAGTTTACTGCTTTAACAGCACGCGCGCTGTGAGCAGCGGCCCGAGGCAGGGAGCCGAAG GACCTCCCTTCCCTCCTGAAAGCTTTGACCGGGTTCTGCTGGACGCCCCCTGTAGCGGACTGGGTCAGAGACCCATCATGTCCTGCACCTGGAGCCTCCGGGTGATCTGCTCCTACCAGCCGCTGCAGCGCAAGTTGTTCCACGCT GCGGTGCGGCTGTTGAAGAGAGGCGGGGTGATGGTGTACAGCACCTGCACCGTCACGCTGGCGGAGAACGAGGAGCAGATCGCCTGGGCCCTGGACACCTTCCCCTGCCTCACGCTGCAGCCGCAG GAGCCTCACATCGGAGCAGAGGGCATGCTGGGAGCCGGCCTGTCGCCGAAGCAGCTGCGCCTCCTCCAGAGGTTCAGTCCCGAGTTGAGCTGGGACCAGACGGGGACGCCGggcccccccctctcctgcagAGCCGACGGGGACACCATCGGATTCTTCATCGCCAAGTTCCTGAAAAACTGA
- the arl8 gene encoding ADP-ribosylation factor-like 8 isoform X1, translating into MGLIFAKLWSFFCNQEHKVIIVGLDNAGKTTILYQFLMNEVVHTSPTIGSNVEEIVVKNTHFLMWDIGGQESLRSSWNTYYSNTEFIILVVDSTDRERLVISKEELYRMLAHEDLRKAAVLIFANKQDMKDCMSAAEISRYLTLSSIKDHPWHIQSCCALSGEGLCQGLEWMTSRAGLR; encoded by the exons ATGGGCCTCATATTCGCCAAACTGTGGAGCTTCTTCTGTAACCAAG AGCACAAGGTGATCATCGTCGGACTCGACAATGCCGGGAAAACCACCATCCTCTACCAGTT CCTGATGAACGAGGTCGTCCACACGTCGCCCACCATCGGCAGCAATGTGGAGGAAATAGTGGTGAAGAACACTCACTTCCTGATGTGGGATATCGGAGGGCAGGAGTCTCTGCGCTCCTCCTGGAACACCTACTACTCCAATACAGAG TTCATCATTCTGGTGGTGGACAGCACGGACCGAGAGAGGCTGGTCATCTCTAAAGAGGAGCTCTACAGGATGCTGGCCCACGAG GACCTGCGGAAAGCAGCCGTGTTGATATTTGCCAATAAGCAGGATATGAAGGACTGCATGTCCGCGGCGGAGATCTCCAGATACctcaccctgagctccatcaaAGACCACCCCTGGCACATCCAGTCCTGCTGCGCCCTGTCAGGAGAGGG CTTATGCCAAGGCCTGGAGTGGATGACATCGAGGGCCGGGCTCAGatag
- the arl8 gene encoding ADP-ribosylation factor-like 8 isoform X2, with protein MNEVVHTSPTIGSNVEEIVVKNTHFLMWDIGGQESLRSSWNTYYSNTEFIILVVDSTDRERLVISKEELYRMLAHEDLRKAAVLIFANKQDMKDCMSAAEISRYLTLSSIKDHPWHIQSCCALSGEGLCQGLEWMTSRAGLR; from the exons ATGAACGAGGTCGTCCACACGTCGCCCACCATCGGCAGCAATGTGGAGGAAATAGTGGTGAAGAACACTCACTTCCTGATGTGGGATATCGGAGGGCAGGAGTCTCTGCGCTCCTCCTGGAACACCTACTACTCCAATACAGAG TTCATCATTCTGGTGGTGGACAGCACGGACCGAGAGAGGCTGGTCATCTCTAAAGAGGAGCTCTACAGGATGCTGGCCCACGAG GACCTGCGGAAAGCAGCCGTGTTGATATTTGCCAATAAGCAGGATATGAAGGACTGCATGTCCGCGGCGGAGATCTCCAGATACctcaccctgagctccatcaaAGACCACCCCTGGCACATCCAGTCCTGCTGCGCCCTGTCAGGAGAGGG CTTATGCCAAGGCCTGGAGTGGATGACATCGAGGGCCGGGCTCAGatag
- the maf1b gene encoding MAF1 homolog, negative regulator of RNA polymerase III b has product MKLLESSSFEALSSRLCVETGESRILGRMESYSCKMAGDDKHLFKQFCQEGEPHVLEALSPPQSTSPSYLGKSSEGGENPLSDKCCRKTLFYLITTLNESFRPDYDFSAARAHEFSREPSLNWVANAVNGSLFSAVGEEFNSLGPELWNVIDQEINLQSCDIYSYNPDLDSDPFGEEGSLWSFNYFFYNKKLKRIVFFTCRSVSVLSGCGRDCLDNELDMELDDEEEMDGFAEDRFPRVLCV; this is encoded by the exons ATGAAACTGTTGGAAAGCTCCAGCTTTGAAGCCCTCAGCTCTCGCCTGTGTGTCGAAACGGGAGAGTCTCGCATTCTTGGCAG GATGGAGAGCTACTCCTGTAAAATGGCAGGCGATGATAAACATCTGTTCAAGCAGTTCTGCCAGGAGGGGGAGCCCCACGTCCTGGaggccctctccccccctcagtCCACCAGCCCTTCATA CCTGGGGAAGAGCAGCGAGGGCGGGGAGAACCCCTTGAGCGACAAGTGCTGCAGGAAGACTCTTTTCTACCTCATCACCACGCTCAACGAGTCCTTCAGACCGGACTACGACTTCAGCGCCGCTCGAGCCCACGAGTTCAGCCGAGAGCCCAGCCTCAACTGG gtggcTAATGCCGTGAACGGCAGCCTGTTCTCCGCTGTGGGAGAAGAGTTCAACTCTCTGGGGCCGGAGCTGTGGAacgtcatcgaccaggagatcAACCTGCAGAGCTGTGAcatttacag CTACAACCCGGATCTGGACTCTGACCCTTTCGGAGAAGAGGGGAGCCTCTGGTCCTTCAACTACTTCTTCTACAACAAGAAGCTCAAGAGGATCGTGTTCTTCACGTGTCGCTCCGTCAG CGTCTTGAGTGGCTGCGGCCGGGATTGTCTCGACAACGAGCTGGACATGGAGCTGGATGACGAGGAGGAAATGGACGGCTTCGCTGAGGACAG GTTCCCCAGAGTTCTGTGCGTGTGA
- the zfand1 gene encoding AN1-type zinc finger protein 1, protein MAEIDIGKHCQIGSCSQIDFLPFVCELCRGVFCLEHRSREAHSCAKEPVKRVAQTGGGSTSYPCSFQDCKGKELLPVICPQCDKHFCLAHRHQDGHKCEKLAVQRPRMAATKELVQKIVESKDISKSKGRRGAKNSATAAKVALMKLKLHAAGDKGLPQAERTYLQVYLPKESKESSQPMFFCSKWSVGKVVDYAASLASLKNNNNVLTAKKLRLCHPQTGEAFQMDDTLLSLLAHQIAPLYNGGNVVIEYLDNECTGLETVSDYITQT, encoded by the exons ATGGCTGAAATAGACATTGGGAAGCATTGTCAGATCGGTTCCTGCTCTCAGATAG ATTTCCTCCCATTTGTCTGTGAGCTCTGCAGAGGTGTTTTCTG TCTTGAGCACAGAAGCAGAGAGGCTCATTCATGTGCAAAG GAGCCAGTGAAAAGGGTAGCCCAGACTGGGGGTGGCAGCACAAGTTACCCTTGCTCATTTCAAGACTGCAAAGGGAAAGAACTGTTGCCGGTAATATGTCCGCAGTGTGACAAACATTTCTGTTTGGC CCATCGTCATCAAGATGGTCACAAGTGTGAGAAGTTGGCGGTCCAAAGGCCTCGAATGGCCGCCACCAAAGAGCTGGTGCAAAAGATTGTTG AGTCAAAAGACATATCTAAAAGTAAAGGACGCAGAGGAGCAAAGAACAGTGCAACTGCAGCCAAGGTAGCATTGATGAAACTGAAGCTGCATGCTGCAGGAGACAAGGGGCTGCCACAG gcAGAGAGAACCTATCTTCAAGTTTATCTTCCTAAAGAATCCAAAGAATCCAGTCAACCCATGTTCTTCTGTTCAAAATGGAGTGTGGGGAAAGTGGTGGATTATGCAGCCTCTTTAGCTAgccttaaaaacaacaataacgtaCTGACAGCTAAG AAGCTGCGGTTATGTCATCCTCAGACGGGTGAGGCTTTCCAGATGGACGACACCCTGCTCTCGCTGCTGGCTCACCAAATAGCACCCCTGTACAATGGGGGTAATGTGGTTATAGAGTACCTGGACAACGAGTGCACAGGCCTGGAAACCGTGTCTGACTATATCACTCAAACATAA
- the chmp4c gene encoding charged multivesicular body protein 4c: protein MSKIAKLFKGSSSSSSSSSPKSKHHRSRGGPSPQEAIHKLRETEEMLTKKQDYLEKRIEQELLIAKKNGTKNKRAALQALKRKKRLEQQLTQIDGTLSTIEFQREALENSHTNTEVLKNMGFAAKAMKKVHENMDVGKIDDLMQDITEQQDVAREISDAISGPFGETFDEDELMAELEELEQQELEDNMRSMGGLPSVPSSKLPSARPSHRATTKKRVEEDDDMQMLASWAT from the exons ATGAGCAAAATCGCGAAACTATTCAAGGGGAGCTCCAGCTCGAGCTCATCGAGCTCTCCGAAGTCCAAACACCACCGGTCGCGGGGAGGACCTTCGCCCCAAGAGGCCATTCACAAACTCCGGGAAACGGAAGAAATGCTGACGAAGAAGCAAGACTACCTGGAGAAGAGGATTGAGCAAGAACTCCTGATCGCCAAGAAGAACGGCACAAAAAACAAGCGAG ctgccctgcaggccctgaagaggaagaagcgcctggagcagcagctcacGCAGATCGATGGCACCCTCTCCACCATCGAGTTTCAGAGGGAAGCTTTGGAGAACTCGCACACCAACACCGAGGTCCTGAAGAACATGGGCTTTGCTGCCAAGGCCATGAAGAAGGTCCACGAGAACAT GGACGTTGGCAAGATCGATGATCTGATGCAGGACATCACAGAGCAACAGGACGTGGCTCGAGAGATCAGCGATGCCATCTCCGGACCCTTTGGGGAGACATTTGACGAG gACGAGCTGATGGCGGAGCTGGAAGAGCTGGAAcagcaggagctggaggacaacatgaggagtaTGGGCGGACTGCCCAGCGTGCCCAGCTCCAAGCTGCCTTCAGCGAGGCCCAGTCACCGCGCAA cGACCAAGAAAAGGGTTGAAGAGGATGACGACATGCAGATGCTGGCGTCATGGGCAACTTAA
- the LOC130206118 gene encoding GTPase IMAP family member 4 — protein sequence MEASKPLKTEARDAPGPEEEAKVANRLPEVRLVVLGWRWPGKSLTGNTIIGREEFRLERAAEFCVKRQTEVLGRQVTVIDTPGWFSAQDTPPSYKEELVRGASLCPPGPHVFLLVIPVGMFTEVDRARIEEHVSLFGERVWKHTIVVFTWAEVLRTISIERYIRREGKELQSVLEMCKRRYFVINNGIFGEHPQVERLLERVEKMVAEEGGYYDPEEVEKEKKPLDENQNPAREGRELGARPKQNSVLSLSQSMQVEPLSSDARVLPPKKV from the exons ATGGAGGCGAGTAAACCACTAAAGACGGAAG CCAGGGATGCTCCAGGACCAGAAGAGGAGGCCAAGGTGGCCAACCGGCTGCCTGAGGTCCGTCTGGTGGTGCTGGGCTGGAGGTGGCCGGGGAAGAGCCTGACCGGAAACACCATCATCGGCCGAGAGGAGTTTCGCTTGGAGCGGGCGGCCGAGTTCTGCGTGAAGAGGCAGACGGAGGTGCTCGGGCGGCAGGTGACGGTGATAGACACTCCCGGCTGGTTCTCCGCCCAGGACACGCCGCCCTCCTACAAGGAGGAGTTGGTGAGGGGAGCTTCTCTTTGCCCCCCCGGTCCGCACGTCTTCCTGCTCGTCATCCCCGTCGGCATGTTCACGGAGGTGGACCGCGCTCGCATCGAGGAGCACGTGAGCCTCTTTGGCGAGCGCGTGTGGAAGCacacgatcgtggtcttcacCTGGGCGGAGGTGCTGAGGACCATTTCCATCGAGAGGTACATCCGCAGGGAGGGCAAGGAGCTGCAGTCGGTGCTGGAGATGTGCAAGCGGAGGTACTTTGTCATTAATAACGGCATATTCGGGGAGCATCCCCAGGTGGAGCGCTTGCTGGAGAGAGTGGAGAAGATGGTGGCAGAGGAGGGGGGCTACTACGAcccggaggaggtggagaaggagaagaaacctCTGGATGAGAACCAGAATCCAGCTCGAGAGGGACGGGAGCTCGGGGCGCGGCCCAAACAGAACTCTGTGCTGAGTTTGTCCCAAAGCATGCAGGTGGAGCCGCTTTCCAGTGATGCACGTGTTTTGCCCCCCAAGAAAGTCTAA